The Stutzerimonas stutzeri DNA window TTCATGTCGGCGCTGAACTGCGCATCGCGGAAAACGGTGAAGCCTTCCTTGAGCGACAACTGGAACCAGTCGCGGCAGGTCACGCGGTTGCCGGACCAGTTATGGAAATACTCGTGGGCCACGATCGCCTCGACCCGTTGGTGCGCGGCATCGGTGGCGGTTTCGGCGCGGGCCAGCACGGCACTGGAGTTGAAGATGTTGAGGCCCTTGTTCTCCATGGCGCCCATATTGAAGTCGTTCACCGCGACGATCATGAAAATGTCCAGGTCGTACTCGCGACCGTAGGCCTCTTCGTCCCACTTCATCGACTTCTTCAGGCTGTCCATGGCGTGCTGGCACTTGTCGATGTTTTCCGGCTCGACGTAGATGCGCAGCGCCACCTCGCGTCCGCTCATGGTGGTGAAGCTGTCCTCGACACACCAGAGGTCACCGGCCACCAGGGCGAACAGGTAGGCCGGCTTCTTGAACGGATCTTCCCAGGTCGCCCAGTGGCGGCCGTTGTCCTCGCTGCCACTGGCGATCGGGTTGCCGTTGGAAAGCAGCACCGGATAGGCCTTCTGCTCGGCGCTGACGGTGGTGGTGAACTTGCTCATCACATCCGGGCGGTCGAGGTAGTAGGTGATCTTGCGGAAGCCCTCGGCCTCGCACTGGGTGCAGAACATGCTGCCGGACTTGTAGAGCCCCTCGAGCGCGGTGTTGCTTTCCGGATGGATGACCACCGAGCTGTCGATGACGAAGCTGTCGCTGTCCGGCTGCAGAGTCAGGCAGTCTTCGCTGAGCTGATAGTCGCCCAGGCTCAGGGCGCGGTCATTCAGCGCAATGGACAGCAGCTCGAGCTGCTGGCCATGCAGCTCCAGCGGCGGCAGCTTGCCTGCCGGGCGCTCGGGGTTGCGGCGCATCACCAACTGGGCGTGCACCAGCGTGCGATCCTCGTACAGCTCGAAGGTCAGGTGGGTTTCATCAATCAGGTACTCGGGGGCCTGGTAATCCTTCAGATGAATGACTTTCGGTTGTTCGGTGCGCATGGAAAACCTCGTCGACTGAGCTTCAAGCGGCAAGCTTCAAGCGGGATATGGCGATGGACTGCCAGCCCGGGGGCCGGCGTGCGAATGAGTTCGAGCTTAGCGTCTGTCGCGGCGGACTTGTAGGGTGGAGAACGGCGAAGCCTGCTCCACCCCTTGTTCCAGGCCGCTCGTCATTGAGCCTGGCGCCCCATGACCGCGGGCAAGCGAAACGTCATCCACCCTACGCGGCGGCGCTGGCGGCCACCTGATAGGCGGTGAACTTGCGGATATTGATCACGCCGGTATCCAGGATCAGGTATTGACCCTTGATGCCCAGGAGCGTGCCCTCAACCACCGGGGTCTTGTCCAGATCCAGGCTCACGACCTTCGTCGGATAGGCCTCCACCGGATAGCGGATCTCCACCACCTCGGCGTCGGCGACCGGCTGGATCGCCTGCAGACCATAGCGCAGCTGCAGATCCCGCACCCCGTCGGCACAGGCATCGAAGATCCGCTCGCGCATCTCGATCAGGTCAATGGGCTCGGCGTCACCCTTGAGCAATGCTCGCCAGTTGGTGCGATCGGCAACCTGGCTGCGCAGCAGGTCTTCGACCATGCCCGACTGCTGGCGGGTGGCGACCCGCATGATCGGCAACGCCTGGCTCGCGCCCTGGTCGAGCCAACGCGTCGGCAGCTGGGTGGCGCGGGTGATGCCCACCTTGATGCCAGACGAGTTGGCCAGATAGACCACATGATCGGTCATGCAGAAATCCAGGCCCCACTGCGGATCGCGACAGGTGCCGAAATCGTGGTGGCACTTCTCCGGGCTCATGATGCAGACATCGCACTGCGGCAGTTTCTTGAAGCAGGGATAGCAGTAACCCTGGCTGAAGCTCTTGTTGGTCTTGCGCCCGCAATGGGTGCAGTGGATGGCGCCCAGGTACTCCAGCCGCAGCGTCCTGCCGATCAGCGGATTGACCGGCACCAGTCCTTCACCGAAGCGAAAGGCATACTGCACCGGCACGCCCGATTCGAGCTGAACCGACATCTTCTCCAGCGCGCCGCGTCCGAGCTCCAGCATCAGTGGCGGGTTCCGGAAGCCGGTGCGAACAGGCTGGTGTCGATGGCGGCCTCGGCCTTCTTGCTCTTGGAGCCGCATTCCTGGCCACCCATGTAGCCGGTGCGCTCTTCTTCGGGAAGATTCTTCATCTCCCAGGCGATCACCGCCTGCATGCAGGTTTCCTTCTGCTCGGGGGTCAGCTTGCGGCCGTCAGCCCATTTGCCCAGTTCGAGGGCCTGCTTGAGGCTCGCGTAGATTTCGGGGGTGATGCTTTCGGCGGTTTGGATAAAGGTCGACATGGCCAGCTCCGAGGGAAACGAGCGGCCATTCTACCGGGCTGTCGCGCTTTAGGGAAAAGCGCGACAGCCCGCTAGCGCCGCCGCGCCAGGGTGCCGCCGATCACGCCGGTCACGCAGCCTGCGACCAGCCCGCCGACATGTGCCGCGTTGGCGATGGCCAGCGCGCCGAAGCTGAGCACCTCGATGACGCCGGTCAGACAGATCACCAGCCACACCAGCATCAGCACCACCACCCCAGGGGGCAGCCGGTAGGCCTCGTTGGGGGCGAGCTTCTGATACAGCCAGCAATGGCCCAGCAGGCCGTAGAGCACGCCGGACAAACCACCGAAGATGCCCGGCCCGCCGAACAGATACTGCGCGAAATTGGAGATCAGCCCGAACAGCAGCGTCAGCGCCAGCAGCATTGGCGCACGCTGACGAGCCTCGATGCGCCGACCCAACTCCCAGTACCACATGCTGTTCATGGCCAGGTGAAGGATGCCGAAGTGCACGAAGATAGGCGTGATCAGCCGCCACCACTGGCCGGCCGCGAGACTCTGCTCCAGCGTCGCGAAGTAGGCGTACTCGCCGTCGATGCGAAAGTCGACGAAGTTCAGCCAGCGGATCGTGGCGAAGTTCTCGCCGAGCAGGGTGATCCCCGCCACCGCCAGGGTGATCAGCAGCACCGCCGCGGTGAGCGGGCTGGCACGCAGGGCAGCGAAGAAGCCGCCGCGCCGCCGGGGCTGCTCGACCACCACGCTGTCGTCGCCCTGGGGGTAGCGCGCATACAGGTCGCGCACCTGCTCGACCACCTCGCTCGGCACTCGCAGCACCTGCTGGTCGCCCTCCTCCGAGACCCGGCACGGCACCCGCAGGCGCCGCAACAGGGCGATGAAGCCGCTGAGGTCCTCCGACAGCGGCAGGCGCAGGGCCTCGCTCACCGAACTCATCGGAACACCGCCTGCACGTCCACCCAGGCGAACTTGGTCGGGTCCAGGCGCGTTTCCTGGTCCAGCCGATAGGCCACCAGCTTGCCGTTCTTCACCGCGCTGTAATCCAGGCAGGCCAGGTTGTCGCGGATCGGCCCCGGGCGACCGCGGCGCCAGTAGTGGCCGACGAACAGGAGCGGCTCATCCGGCCCATAGAGAAACAGGCGGTTCTTCTGCTGCGGCGACAACGGCAGGCGCGCCGCATGCTCCGGCAGCCCATCGGGCTGGAACACCACGTCACCGTAGGTCTGCGGGTTCTCTTCCCAGAACTTGGTGCGGAAGAAGGTCCGCACGAAGCCTTCCTCGCTGGTCAGCGTCATGCCCTCCGGCAGCGGCATGTCGGTGCCGCGCAGCAGCCGATCCAGCGCCTGGCAGATGAAGGTGCCCGGCAGGCCGGCCTCGCGCAGGATCGCCGGGTTGATCCGGCCATCGTTCAGCAACGGACGCAGGCGCGCGATCACGCGGCTGTCCCAGCAAGCGTGTACCACGCGAAAACGCTCGGTTTCGAGAAACAGCGGCAAGTCGTAGAACCACTCGCGAAAGGCCTTCCACTCCTCGGGGTAGTGCTCGAACTGCTGGAAGGTTTCCTGCAGCAGCCGAGCGAAGCGTGGCGAGTGTTCGCGCACGAAATCGCGACCGCTGCCCGGCGGGGCCGGCATGTACCAGCCCAGCGCGTTGAACTCGTGGTTGCCCATGATGCAATGGGCCTGGCCGTGGTCGACCATCGCATGCACCAGGTGCAGTGCCTCGCGGATATGCGGCCCACGGTCGATGATGTCGCCGAGGAAGATCACCTGCCGGCGCGGATGACGCCAGACACCGCCCTGGAGGCGATAGCCCAGCTGATCCAGCAGCCGCGCCAGCGCATGGCCACAGCCGTGGATATCGCCGATCAGGTCGTAGCCACGCTCGGGATCCAGCTGCATCAATCGCCTCCGCCGAGGCGACTGCCCCAGCCCAGCTTGGTCCGGCAGACTTCGTAGTAGTTGTGATCCAGCGGGTGGATCAGGTGCAGCTTCTGCGGCTTCTTGCGCACGGTCACGGTGTCGCCAGGCGCGCAGGTGAAGTGGTTCTGGCCATCGCAGGACACCTGCGGGTAGATCTGCATGTTCGGCGACACCACGATCTTCAGCTCGCTGTTGCCGTCCACCACGATGGGCCGGCTCGACAACGTGTGCGGGTACATCGGCACGATGACGATGGCATCCAGGCGCGGATGCATGATCGGCCCGCCGGCGGACAGCGAGTAGGCGGTGGAGCCGGTGGGCGTCGCCACGATCAGGCCGTCGGCCTTCTGGCTGCAGACGAACTGACCGTCGATGTACAGCTCGAACTCGATCATGCGCGTCGACTTGCCCGGGTGCAGCACCACGTCGTTGAGGGCATCGCCCTCGCCGATCGGCTCGTCGAAGCGACGCGCCTGGGCCTCGAGCAGGAAGCGGTTCTCAAGGGTGTACTGGCCGTTGAGCACCTCGGCAACCTTCTCTTCCAACTCATCCGGGCGGATGTCGGTGAGAAAGCCAAGGCTGCCGCGGTTGATGCCCAGCACCGGCACGCGGTGCCGGGCCATTGCCCGGGCGGCGCCGAGCAGGCTGCCATCACCGCCGACCACGATCACCAGGTCGCAGGATTCGCCCAGTCGCTGCCGCGACGAAGTCTGCATGCCGTGCCCGGGGAGCACCTCGGCGATGTTCTCCTCGAGGATCACATGCAGATGGCGTTCGACGAGAAATCGCTTCAGCCGGCGGATGGTATCCAGCACCTGGGAGCTGCCCAGGCGGCCAATGATGCCGATATTGCGGAATTGCTCCATTGAAGTTCCCTGGTGTGGCTGGCAGAAGTTGCAGGCGTTCGCAGCGCTTGAACACCAACATGCACTTGCGAGGCCGCCGCAGCGGATCGACGCGGCCTGCACCGACTGTGGTTAGAGCCTCGGTCAGGCGCGGGTGTTCAGCGGCACCGGATTATCGGCGAAACGTCGAACCGGCGGCAAACCGACGGCTATGCTGCTGACATGAACCCTATCAGTCTTGCCGAGCTGTCCAGCGTCCTTCGCCATCCGCAGGTGCGTGATCTCGCCTGGACGCTGCTGTCGCCGCCCCTGCTGAGCGAAACACCTCCCCGCCAGCGTCACCCCCTGAGCGCAAGCCGCTGGCACAGCGAGCCGGGGCTGCTGGCCGACTGGCTGCTGTGCCAGGATGCCGAGCCTTCGGTCCTCGAGGCCTGGCTGTCGCAGCGCAGCAATCGGCGCCTGGGGTTGTACTACGAACGGCTCTGGCAGTACGCGCTGTGCCAGGCGCCCGACCTGCAGCTGATCGCGGCCAACCTGCCGATCCGGCAGAACGGCAGCACCCTCGGCGAGCTGGACCTGCTGTTCTGCGATGACCAGGGCGTGCACCATCTGGAGCTGGCGATAAAGCTCTATCTGGGCTTCGGGCCCGGAGACGGCAGCCAGCACGACCACTGGCTCGGCCCCGGCAACCACGATCGCCTGGACCTGAAGCTCGCCCACCTGCGCCAACACCAGCTGCCCTTGTGCAACCAGCCAGCCGCCCGCGCCGTGCTCGCCGAGCTTACCGGGCGGGAGGTGCAAAGCAGCTTCTGGCTCAGCGGCTACCTGTTTCAACCCTGGCCAGAGGGCTGCGCCCCGCCCCATGGTGCCAACCCGCACCACCTGAGCGGCCGCTGGCTGCGCCAGGCCGACTGGCCGGTGTATCAGGCCGCGGCGGCCGGCACCATCTGGCAGCCACTTCCGCGTGCCGCCTGGCTGGCTGCTGCCCGCGTGCCGCAACCGGACCTGTGGACCTCGGACCGCCTTGCCGAGTGGCTGGCCGGTGATCCGGCACGCGCGCGGGCGCAACTGCTGGTGCGTCTCGAACCCCACGCATCCGGCGACTGGCTGGAGCAGGAGCGGCTGTTCCTGGTGGCGGACGACTGGCCGCACAACGGTGAATCGGCACGCGCGTCATCGGCGTGACACAATTGCCGGCTAGGATTTCCGCTCGATTCACCCTTGCAGACCAGCACGAATTCGCATGCCCATCGACGCCCAACGCCCATCGTCCGGCGAGCCTCTGAGAGCCTGGAGCATCTTCCTGATATTCCTGCGCCTGGGGCTGACATCCTTTGGCGGCCCGGTGGCGCATCTGGGCTACTTTCGTGACGAATTCGTCCAGCGCCGCCGCTGGTTGGACGAGCGCGGCTACGCCGATCTGGTCGCGCTCTGCCAGTTCCTTCCGGGCCCGGCCAGCAGCCAGGTCGGCCTGGCAATCGGGCTGCTGCGCGGCGGCTACCGAGGTTCGCTGGCGGCCTGGGCCGGCTTCACGCTGCCCTCGGCCGTTGCGCTGACGCTGTTCGCTCTGGGCATTGCCCGCTGGGGCGACGCCCTGCCCGGCGGGTTCATCCAGGGTCTGAAAATCGTGGCAGTGGCGGTCGTCGCCCAGGCGGTTTGGGGCATGGCGCGAACGCTGTGCAGCGATGGCCCGCGGCTGGCCATCATGCTCGCCGCGGCGAGCGCCGTCTTGCTGCTGCCTTTCGTCTGGAGCCAGGTGGCGATCATCGTCGTGGCGGGCTTGATCGGATTGCTGGCGTTCCGCCCGGCGTCAGGCGAGGTGCACCCCGACCTGCCCGTACGCATCAAGATGCGCACCGCGCTGTCTGCCTTGGCTGCGTTCTTTGCCCTGCTGATCCTGCTTCCCGTGCTGGCCGGCGTCAGCGGCAGCCAAGCGCTGGCGCAGGTCGATGCGTTCTATCGCACCGGTGCGCTGGTGTTCGGTGGCGGACACGTGGTGTTGCCGCTACTGCAGGCCGAGGTCGTGCCGTCCGGCTGGGTCGACAACGACGCCTTCCTCGCCGGCTATGGCGCCGCCCAGGCCGTACCTGGACCGCTGTTCACCTTCGCGGCCTTTCTCGGGGTCTCGATGAACAGCGGCCCAAGCGGCTGGCTCGGCGCAACCATCTGCCTGCTCGCGGTGTTCGCGCCCTCCTTCCTGCTGGTATTCGGCGCATTGCCGTTCTGGGAGCGACTGCGCGGCAATCGCCGCAGCCAGGCGGCGCTGGCGGGCGTCAATGCCGCCGTGGTCGGGTTGCTGCTGGCGGCGCTGTACGACCCGGTCTGGACCAGTGCGATCAAGGCCGCGGAACACTTCATCCTGGCCGTGCTGGCCTTCGCCGCGCTGAGCTACTGGAAACTGCCACCGTGGTTGGTGGTGATCGCCGGTGCGCTCGGCGGCGGCCTGCTCGGCCTGACGAGCTGAAACCGCTCAGCTTTCCATCGCCAGCAGCACCGCACTGGCCACCAGAAAACCGCTGAACAGCAGGCGCAGCAGGCGCTCCGGTAACGCGTGGGCAAGGCGCACACCCAGGCTGATGCTGAGCAGGCCGCCGACCGCCAGCGGCAAGCCCAGCAGCCAGTTGACCTGCTGATGCAGCGCATAGGTCACCAGGGTAACGCCAGTGCTCGGCGCAGCCAGCGCCAGCGAAAGCCCCTGGGCGACCACCTGCGAGGTGCCGAATACGCTGGTCAGGATCGGCGTGGCAATCACCGCACCGCCCACGCCGAACAGCCCGCCCGCCGCCCCGGCCCCCGCACCGAGCACGCTGAGCCATGGCCAGGAATGACGCAGCTGACCATCTCCGGGCGCGGGGCGCAGAAACACGCGCAACAGCGTGTAGGCTGCCAGCGCCAGGAGAAAGCCGACGAAGGCCAGGCGCATGCGCCCGGCATCCAGCGACACCGCCACGGCGGCACCGACGATCGCGAAGACGAAGCTGGCGCCGGCCAGCGCCGCCGCGTGGCGCCAATCGATGCGATTGCGCTGGTGATAACGCCAGATGGCGAGCAGCACGTTGGGCACCACCATCACCAGTGCCGTGCCCTGCGCCAGTTGCTGATCCAGCCCGAACAGCACGCCCAGTACCGGGATCGCGATCAGCCCGCCGCCGATGCCGAACAGTCCGCCGAGCGTGCCCAGGGCCAGGCCCAGCAATACGTTCAACCCGATGTCCAACAGCATGTTCGCGCTCCAGCCTCATTGAGGCGCCCATGCTACGCCGCCGCCGCTGGCGTCGATACGCACAGCCGCGCACAATGGCTTTGCCTATTACGCACAAGCCGGTAACCCGATGCTGCCAGACGCCCTTTCCGCTCAGCTCGAACTCTTCATCGA harbors:
- a CDS encoding DUF2797 domain-containing protein, with product MLELGRGALEKMSVQLESGVPVQYAFRFGEGLVPVNPLIGRTLRLEYLGAIHCTHCGRKTNKSFSQGYCYPCFKKLPQCDVCIMSPEKCHHDFGTCRDPQWGLDFCMTDHVVYLANSSGIKVGITRATQLPTRWLDQGASQALPIMRVATRQQSGMVEDLLRSQVADRTNWRALLKGDAEPIDLIEMRERIFDACADGVRDLQLRYGLQAIQPVADAEVVEIRYPVEAYPTKVVSLDLDKTPVVEGTLLGIKGQYLILDTGVINIRKFTAYQVAASAAA
- a CDS encoding YeaC family protein, with amino-acid sequence MSTFIQTAESITPEIYASLKQALELGKWADGRKLTPEQKETCMQAVIAWEMKNLPEEERTGYMGGQECGSKSKKAEAAIDTSLFAPASGTRH
- a CDS encoding rhomboid family intramembrane serine protease, with the protein product MSSVSEALRLPLSEDLSGFIALLRRLRVPCRVSEEGDQQVLRVPSEVVEQVRDLYARYPQGDDSVVVEQPRRRGGFFAALRASPLTAAVLLITLAVAGITLLGENFATIRWLNFVDFRIDGEYAYFATLEQSLAAGQWWRLITPIFVHFGILHLAMNSMWYWELGRRIEARQRAPMLLALTLLFGLISNFAQYLFGGPGIFGGLSGVLYGLLGHCWLYQKLAPNEAYRLPPGVVVLMLVWLVICLTGVIEVLSFGALAIANAAHVGGLVAGCVTGVIGGTLARRR
- a CDS encoding metallophosphoesterase; amino-acid sequence: MQLDPERGYDLIGDIHGCGHALARLLDQLGYRLQGGVWRHPRRQVIFLGDIIDRGPHIREALHLVHAMVDHGQAHCIMGNHEFNALGWYMPAPPGSGRDFVREHSPRFARLLQETFQQFEHYPEEWKAFREWFYDLPLFLETERFRVVHACWDSRVIARLRPLLNDGRINPAILREAGLPGTFICQALDRLLRGTDMPLPEGMTLTSEEGFVRTFFRTKFWEENPQTYGDVVFQPDGLPEHAARLPLSPQQKNRLFLYGPDEPLLFVGHYWRRGRPGPIRDNLACLDYSAVKNGKLVAYRLDQETRLDPTKFAWVDVQAVFR
- a CDS encoding NAD(+) kinase, which gives rise to MEQFRNIGIIGRLGSSQVLDTIRRLKRFLVERHLHVILEENIAEVLPGHGMQTSSRQRLGESCDLVIVVGGDGSLLGAARAMARHRVPVLGINRGSLGFLTDIRPDELEEKVAEVLNGQYTLENRFLLEAQARRFDEPIGEGDALNDVVLHPGKSTRMIEFELYIDGQFVCSQKADGLIVATPTGSTAYSLSAGGPIMHPRLDAIVIVPMYPHTLSSRPIVVDGNSELKIVVSPNMQIYPQVSCDGQNHFTCAPGDTVTVRKKPQKLHLIHPLDHNYYEVCRTKLGWGSRLGGGD
- a CDS encoding DUF1853 family protein, whose amino-acid sequence is MNPISLAELSSVLRHPQVRDLAWTLLSPPLLSETPPRQRHPLSASRWHSEPGLLADWLLCQDAEPSVLEAWLSQRSNRRLGLYYERLWQYALCQAPDLQLIAANLPIRQNGSTLGELDLLFCDDQGVHHLELAIKLYLGFGPGDGSQHDHWLGPGNHDRLDLKLAHLRQHQLPLCNQPAARAVLAELTGREVQSSFWLSGYLFQPWPEGCAPPHGANPHHLSGRWLRQADWPVYQAAAAGTIWQPLPRAAWLAAARVPQPDLWTSDRLAEWLAGDPARARAQLLVRLEPHASGDWLEQERLFLVADDWPHNGESARASSA
- the chrA gene encoding chromate efflux transporter, which translates into the protein MPIDAQRPSSGEPLRAWSIFLIFLRLGLTSFGGPVAHLGYFRDEFVQRRRWLDERGYADLVALCQFLPGPASSQVGLAIGLLRGGYRGSLAAWAGFTLPSAVALTLFALGIARWGDALPGGFIQGLKIVAVAVVAQAVWGMARTLCSDGPRLAIMLAAASAVLLLPFVWSQVAIIVVAGLIGLLAFRPASGEVHPDLPVRIKMRTALSALAAFFALLILLPVLAGVSGSQALAQVDAFYRTGALVFGGGHVVLPLLQAEVVPSGWVDNDAFLAGYGAAQAVPGPLFTFAAFLGVSMNSGPSGWLGATICLLAVFAPSFLLVFGALPFWERLRGNRRSQAALAGVNAAVVGLLLAALYDPVWTSAIKAAEHFILAVLAFAALSYWKLPPWLVVIAGALGGGLLGLTS
- a CDS encoding sulfite exporter TauE/SafE family protein is translated as MLLDIGLNVLLGLALGTLGGLFGIGGGLIAIPVLGVLFGLDQQLAQGTALVMVVPNVLLAIWRYHQRNRIDWRHAAALAGASFVFAIVGAAVAVSLDAGRMRLAFVGFLLALAAYTLLRVFLRPAPGDGQLRHSWPWLSVLGAGAGAAGGLFGVGGAVIATPILTSVFGTSQVVAQGLSLALAAPSTGVTLVTYALHQQVNWLLGLPLAVGGLLSISLGVRLAHALPERLLRLLFSGFLVASAVLLAMES